In the genome of Anas platyrhynchos isolate ZD024472 breed Pekin duck chromosome 21, IASCAAS_PekinDuck_T2T, whole genome shotgun sequence, one region contains:
- the PLCG1 gene encoding 1-phosphatidylinositol 4,5-bisphosphate phosphodiesterase gamma-1 isoform X1 codes for MAAGPGSGSGGAPSEAEAAHLCRSLEVGTVMTLFYSKKSQRPERKTFQVKLETRQVTWSRGSEKTEGAVDIREIKEIRPGKNSRDFDRYQEDPCFRPDQSHCFVVLYGTEFRLKTLSLQATSEEEVNMWIKGLNWLVADTLRAATPLQIERWLRKQFYSLDRNREDRISAKDLKNMLSQVNYRVPNMRFLRERLTDVEQRNGDITYGQFAQLYRSLMFSAQKMMDVPFLERGGERSEHFRVSLLEFQKFLLEYQRELWAADTLQVQEFMFNFLRDPLREIDEPYFSLDEFLTFLFSKENSIWNSQLDMVCPENMNNPLSHYWISSSHNTYLTGDQFSSESSLEAYARCLRMGCRCIELDCWDGPDGMPVIYHGHTLTTKIKFSDVLVTIKEHAFVTSDFPVILSIEDHCSIAQQRNMAQNFKKVFGDMLLTKPVDISADGLPSPNQLKRKILIKHKKLAEGSAYEELPTSVMYSENDISNSIKNGILYLEDPINHEWNPHYFVLTSSKIYYSGETTSDQGNEDEEEQKEVSNSTELHSTEKWFHGKLGAGRDGRHIAERLLTEYCIETGAPDGSFLVRESETFVGDYTLSFWRNGKVQHCRIHSRQDAGSPKFFLTDNLVFDSLYDLITHYQEVPLRCNEFEMRLTEPVPQTNAHESKEWYHANLTRAQAEHMLMRVPRDGAFLVRKRSEPSSYAISFRAEGKIKHCRVQQEGQTVLLGNSEFESLVDLISYYEKHPLYRKMKLRYPINEETLEKIGTAEPDYGALYEGRHPGFYVEANPMPTFKCAVKALFDYKAQREDELTFTKNAIIQNVEKQEGGWWRGDYGGKKQLWFPSNYVEEISSPSSLEPEREQLDENSPLGDLLGGVLDVPSCQIAIRPEGKNNRLFVFSISMASVSRLSLDVAADTHEDLLDWVKKIREAAQTADARLSEGKMMERRKKIALELSELVVYCRPVPFDEEKIGTERACYRDMSSFPETKAEKYVNKIKGKKFLQYNRLQLSRIYPKGQRLDSSNYDPLPMWICGSQLVALNFQTPDKPMQMNQALFMSSGQCGYVLQPTNMRDDIFDPFDKSTLRGVEPLSISIEVLGARHLPKNGRGIVCPFVEVEVSGAEYDNAKQKTEIVADNGLNPLWSPKQFHFQVSNPEFAFLRFVVYEEDMFSDENFLAQATFLVKGLKTGFRAVPLKNNYSENLELASLLVKIDIFPSKQENGEINLFSASALRERAGDAASQLLASRGREGSFEVRYQQPFEDFRVSQEQLADHFESRERRVLRRTRVNGDNRL; via the exons TGGACATTCGTGAAATCAAAGAGATTCGGCCGGGAAAGAATTCGCGCGATTTTGACCGGTACCAGGAGGATCCGTGTTTCCGACCAGACCAGTCCCACTGCTTCGTTGTCCTCTACGGCACAGAGTTCAGGCTGAAGACCCTCAGCCTGCAAG CCACATCCGAGGAGGAGGTCAACATGTGGATCAAGGGGCTGAACTGGCTGGTGGCAGATACCCTAAGAGCTGCCACCCCGCTGCAGATTGAGAG GTGGCTCAGGAAGCAGTTCTACTCGCTGGATCGCAACCGGGAGGACAG GATCTCTGCCAAGGACCTGAAGAACATGCTGTCCCAGGTCAACTACCGCGTCCCCAACATGAGGTTCCTGCGGGAGCGGCTGACG GACGTGGAGCAGAGGAACGGGGATATCACGTACGGGCAGTTTGCACAGCTCTACCGCAGCCTGATGTTCAGTGCCCAGAAAATG ATGGACGTCCCGTTCCTAGAAAG GGGTGGAGAAAGGTCCGAGCACTTCAGGGTGTCGCTGCTGGAGTTCCAGAAGTTCCTGCTGGAGTACCAGAGG GAGCTCTGGGCTGCAGATACCCTCCAGGTACAGGAATTCATGTTCAACTTCCTGCGGGACCCTTTGAGAGAGATCGACGAGCCGTATTTCTCCCTGGACGAG TTTCTCACCTTCCTGTTTTCCAAAGAGAACAGCATCTGGAACTCGCAGCTGGACATGGTGTGTCCGGAGAACATGAACAACCCCCTCTCCCATTACTGGATCTCCTCCTCGCACAACAC GTACCTGACCGGGGACCAATTCTCAAGCGAGTCCTCGCTGGAGGCGTACGCCCGCTGCTTGCGCATGGGATGCCGCTGCATCGAGC TGGATTGCTGGGACGGGCCCGACGGCATGCCGGTCATCTACCACGGGCACACCTTAACCACCAAGATCAAGTTCTCTGACGTGTTGGTCACTATCAAGGAGCACGCCTTTGTCACCTCCGA CTTCCCCGTCATTCTGTCCATCGAGGACCACTGCAGCATCGCTCAGCAGAGGAACATGGCTCAGAATTTCAAGAAGGTCTTTGGGGACATGCTCTTGACCAAACCAGTAGATATTTCTGCCGACGGGCTCCCCTCTCCAAATCAGCTCAAGAGGAAGATTCTCATCAAG cacaagaagctggcCGAGGGCAGTGcttatgaggagctgcccaccTCCGTGATGTACTCCGAGAACGACATCAGCAACTCTATCAAGAACGGGATCCTCTACCTGGAAGACCCCATCAACCAC GAATGGAACCCGCATTACTTCGTCCTGACCAGCAGCAAGATCTATTACTCAGGGGAGACAACCAGCGACCAAGGAAACGAGGATGAGGAAGAGCAGAAGGAG GTGAGCAACAGCACGGAGCTGCACTCCACGGAGAAGTGGTTTCATGGCAAGCTGGGAGCGGGGCGCGACGGGCGGCACATAGCCGAGAGGCTGCTGACGGAGTACTGCATCGAGACGGGGGCCCCCGACGGCTCCTTCCTCGTCAGGGAGAGCGAGACCTTCGTCGGGGACTACACCCTCTCCTTCTG GCGCAACGGGAAGGTGCAGCACTGCCGGATCCACTCGCGGCAGGACGCCGGCAGCCCCAAGTTCTTCCTGACCGACAACCTGGTGTTCGACAGCCTCTACGACCTCATCACCCACTACCAGGAGGTGCCGCTGAGGTGCAACGAGTTCGAGATGAGGCTGACGGAGCCGGTGCCTCAGACCAATGCCCACGAGAGCAAAGA GTGGTACCACGCCAACCTCACCCGCGCCCAAGCCGAGCACATGCTGATGAGGGTGCCGCGGGACGGAGCCTTCCTGGTGCGCAAGAGGAGCGAGCCCAGCTCCTACGCCATCTCCTTTCG GGCGGAAGGGAAGATCAAGCACTGCcgcgtgcagcaggagggccaGACCGTACTGCTGGGCAACTCCGAGTTCGAGAGCCTGGTCGACTTGATCAGCTACTACGAAAAGCACCCGCTGTACCGCAAGATGAAGCTGAGGTACCCCATCAacgaggagaccctggagaagATAGGGACAGCG GAGCCGGACTACGGAGCCCTCTACGAGGGACGCCACCCCGGCTTCTACGTGGAGGCCAACCCCATGCCAACCTTCAAG TGCGCAGTCAAAGCCCTGTTTGACTACAAGGCGCAGCGGGAGGACGAGCTGACCTTCACCAAAAACGCCATCATCCAAAACGTGGAGAAGCAGGAAGGAGGCTG GTGGAGGGGAGATTACGGCggcaagaagcagctgtggttccCCTCCAACTACGTGGAGGAGATCAGCAGTCCCAGCAGCCTGGAGCCGGAGCGGGAG cagctggaTGAGAACAGCCCCCTGGGAGACCTGCTGGGAGGCGTGCTGGACGTGCCGTCCTGCCAGATCG CCATCCGCCCCGAGGGGAAGAACAACCGCCTGTTCGTCTTCTCCATTAGCATGGCCTCGGTGTCGCGCCTGTCCCTTGACGTGGCAGCCGACACGCACGAGGATTTGCTGGACTGGGTGAAGAAGATCCGCGAGGCGGCCCAGACGGCCGACGCACGG CTCTCTGAAGGGAAGATgatggaaaggaggaagaagattGCCCTGGAGCTTTCGGAGCTGGTTGTCTATTGCCGACCCGTGCCCTTCGATGAAGAGA AGATCGGCACAGAGAGGGCCTGTTACCGAGATATGTCCTCCTTCCCCGAGACCAAGGCGGAGAAGTACGTCAACAAGATCAAGGGCAAGAAGTTCCTGCAGTACAACCGCCTGCAGCTCTCCCGTATCTACCCCAAGGGCCAGCGCCTCGACTCCTCCAACTACGACCCCCTGCCCATGTGGATCTGCGGCAGCCAGCTGGTCGCCCTCAACTTCCAGACCCCTG ACAAGCCCATGCAGATGAACCAGGCCTTGTTCATGTCCAGCGGGCAGTGCGGGTACGTCCTGCAGCCCACCAACATGCGGGACGACATCTTCGACCCCTTCGACAAGAGCACGCTGCGGGGCGTCGAGCCGCTCTCCATCTCCATCGAG GTCCTGGGGGCCCGGCACCTTCCCAAAAACGGGAGGGGAATCGTTTGTCCTTTTGTGGAGGTGGAGGTGTCCGGCGCAGAGTACGACAACGCGAAGCAGAAAACTGAGATAGTGG CGGACAATGGCCTGAACCCCCTGTGGAGCCCGAAGCAGTTCCACTTCCAGGTCAGCAACCCCGAGTTCGCCTTCCTCCGCTTCGTGGTGTACGAGGAGGACATGTTCAGCGATGAGAACTTCCTGGCCCAGGCGACATTCCTGGTCAAAGGCTTGAAAACAG GTTTCCGAGCTGTCCCTCTGAAGAACAATTACAGCGAGAACCTGGAGCTGGCTTCCCTGCTTGTCAAGATCGATATCTTCCCCAGCAAG CAGGAGAACGGCGAAATCAACCTCTTCAGTGCCTCAGCCCTGCGGGAGCGAGCCGGGGATGCtgccagccagctgctggccagcagaggcagggagggcTCCTTCGAGGTGCGGTACCAGCAGCCATTCGAGGACTTCCGAGTCTCGCAGGAGCAGCTGGCTGACCACTTCGAGAGCCGGGAGCGAAG GGTACTGCGACGGACCAGGGTCAACGGGGACAACCGGCTGTAG
- the PLCG1 gene encoding 1-phosphatidylinositol 4,5-bisphosphate phosphodiesterase gamma-1 isoform X2, producing MAAGPGSGSGGAPSEAEAAHLCRSLEVGTVMTLFYSKKSQRPERKTFQVKLETRQVTWSRGSEKTEGAVDIREIKEIRPGKNSRDFDRYQEDPCFRPDQSHCFVVLYGTEFRLKTLSLQATSEEEVNMWIKGLNWLVADTLRAATPLQIERWLRKQFYSLDRNREDRISAKDLKNMLSQVNYRVPNMRFLRERLTDVEQRNGDITYGQFAQLYRSLMFSAQKMMDVPFLERGGERSEHFRVSLLEFQKFLLEYQRELWAADTLQVQEFMFNFLRDPLREIDEPYFSLDEFLTFLFSKENSIWNSQLDMVCPENMNNPLSHYWISSSHNTYLTGDQFSSESSLEAYARCLRMGCRCIELDCWDGPDGMPVIYHGHTLTTKIKFSDVLVTIKEHAFVTSDFPVILSIEDHCSIAQQRNMAQNFKKVFGDMLLTKPVDISADGLPSPNQLKRKILIKHKKLAEGSAYEELPTSVMYSENDISNSIKNGILYLEDPINHEWNPHYFVLTSSKIYYSGETTSDQGNEDEEEQKEVSNSTELHSTEKWFHGKLGAGRDGRHIAERLLTEYCIETGAPDGSFLVRESETFVGDYTLSFWRNGKVQHCRIHSRQDAGSPKFFLTDNLVFDSLYDLITHYQEVPLRCNEFEMRLTEPVPQTNAHESKEWYHANLTRAQAEHMLMRVPRDGAFLVRKRSEPSSYAISFRAEGKIKHCRVQQEGQTVLLGNSEFESLVDLISYYEKHPLYRKMKLRYPINEETLEKIGTAEPDYGALYEGRHPGFYVEANPMPTFKCAVKALFDYKAQREDELTFTKNAIIQNVEKQEGGWWRGDYGGKKQLWFPSNYVEEISSPSSLEPEREQLDENSPLGDLLGGVLDVPSCQIAIRPEGKNNRLFVFSISMASVSRLSLDVAADTHEDLLDWVKKIREAAQTADARLSEGKMMERRKKIALELSELVVYCRPVPFDEEKIGTERACYRDMSSFPETKAEKYVNKIKGKKFLQYNRLQLSRIYPKGQRLDSSNYDPLPMWICGSQLVALNFQTPDKPMQMNQALFMSSGQCGYVLQPTNMRDDIFDPFDKSTLRGVEPLSISIEVLGARHLPKNGRGIVCPFVEVEVSGAEYDNAKQKTEIVADNGLNPLWSPKQFHFQVSNPEFAFLRFVVYEEDMFSDENFLAQATFLVKGLKTGFRAVPLKNNYSENLELASLLVKIDIFPSKENGEINLFSASALRERAGDAASQLLASRGREGSFEVRYQQPFEDFRVSQEQLADHFESRERRVLRRTRVNGDNRL from the exons TGGACATTCGTGAAATCAAAGAGATTCGGCCGGGAAAGAATTCGCGCGATTTTGACCGGTACCAGGAGGATCCGTGTTTCCGACCAGACCAGTCCCACTGCTTCGTTGTCCTCTACGGCACAGAGTTCAGGCTGAAGACCCTCAGCCTGCAAG CCACATCCGAGGAGGAGGTCAACATGTGGATCAAGGGGCTGAACTGGCTGGTGGCAGATACCCTAAGAGCTGCCACCCCGCTGCAGATTGAGAG GTGGCTCAGGAAGCAGTTCTACTCGCTGGATCGCAACCGGGAGGACAG GATCTCTGCCAAGGACCTGAAGAACATGCTGTCCCAGGTCAACTACCGCGTCCCCAACATGAGGTTCCTGCGGGAGCGGCTGACG GACGTGGAGCAGAGGAACGGGGATATCACGTACGGGCAGTTTGCACAGCTCTACCGCAGCCTGATGTTCAGTGCCCAGAAAATG ATGGACGTCCCGTTCCTAGAAAG GGGTGGAGAAAGGTCCGAGCACTTCAGGGTGTCGCTGCTGGAGTTCCAGAAGTTCCTGCTGGAGTACCAGAGG GAGCTCTGGGCTGCAGATACCCTCCAGGTACAGGAATTCATGTTCAACTTCCTGCGGGACCCTTTGAGAGAGATCGACGAGCCGTATTTCTCCCTGGACGAG TTTCTCACCTTCCTGTTTTCCAAAGAGAACAGCATCTGGAACTCGCAGCTGGACATGGTGTGTCCGGAGAACATGAACAACCCCCTCTCCCATTACTGGATCTCCTCCTCGCACAACAC GTACCTGACCGGGGACCAATTCTCAAGCGAGTCCTCGCTGGAGGCGTACGCCCGCTGCTTGCGCATGGGATGCCGCTGCATCGAGC TGGATTGCTGGGACGGGCCCGACGGCATGCCGGTCATCTACCACGGGCACACCTTAACCACCAAGATCAAGTTCTCTGACGTGTTGGTCACTATCAAGGAGCACGCCTTTGTCACCTCCGA CTTCCCCGTCATTCTGTCCATCGAGGACCACTGCAGCATCGCTCAGCAGAGGAACATGGCTCAGAATTTCAAGAAGGTCTTTGGGGACATGCTCTTGACCAAACCAGTAGATATTTCTGCCGACGGGCTCCCCTCTCCAAATCAGCTCAAGAGGAAGATTCTCATCAAG cacaagaagctggcCGAGGGCAGTGcttatgaggagctgcccaccTCCGTGATGTACTCCGAGAACGACATCAGCAACTCTATCAAGAACGGGATCCTCTACCTGGAAGACCCCATCAACCAC GAATGGAACCCGCATTACTTCGTCCTGACCAGCAGCAAGATCTATTACTCAGGGGAGACAACCAGCGACCAAGGAAACGAGGATGAGGAAGAGCAGAAGGAG GTGAGCAACAGCACGGAGCTGCACTCCACGGAGAAGTGGTTTCATGGCAAGCTGGGAGCGGGGCGCGACGGGCGGCACATAGCCGAGAGGCTGCTGACGGAGTACTGCATCGAGACGGGGGCCCCCGACGGCTCCTTCCTCGTCAGGGAGAGCGAGACCTTCGTCGGGGACTACACCCTCTCCTTCTG GCGCAACGGGAAGGTGCAGCACTGCCGGATCCACTCGCGGCAGGACGCCGGCAGCCCCAAGTTCTTCCTGACCGACAACCTGGTGTTCGACAGCCTCTACGACCTCATCACCCACTACCAGGAGGTGCCGCTGAGGTGCAACGAGTTCGAGATGAGGCTGACGGAGCCGGTGCCTCAGACCAATGCCCACGAGAGCAAAGA GTGGTACCACGCCAACCTCACCCGCGCCCAAGCCGAGCACATGCTGATGAGGGTGCCGCGGGACGGAGCCTTCCTGGTGCGCAAGAGGAGCGAGCCCAGCTCCTACGCCATCTCCTTTCG GGCGGAAGGGAAGATCAAGCACTGCcgcgtgcagcaggagggccaGACCGTACTGCTGGGCAACTCCGAGTTCGAGAGCCTGGTCGACTTGATCAGCTACTACGAAAAGCACCCGCTGTACCGCAAGATGAAGCTGAGGTACCCCATCAacgaggagaccctggagaagATAGGGACAGCG GAGCCGGACTACGGAGCCCTCTACGAGGGACGCCACCCCGGCTTCTACGTGGAGGCCAACCCCATGCCAACCTTCAAG TGCGCAGTCAAAGCCCTGTTTGACTACAAGGCGCAGCGGGAGGACGAGCTGACCTTCACCAAAAACGCCATCATCCAAAACGTGGAGAAGCAGGAAGGAGGCTG GTGGAGGGGAGATTACGGCggcaagaagcagctgtggttccCCTCCAACTACGTGGAGGAGATCAGCAGTCCCAGCAGCCTGGAGCCGGAGCGGGAG cagctggaTGAGAACAGCCCCCTGGGAGACCTGCTGGGAGGCGTGCTGGACGTGCCGTCCTGCCAGATCG CCATCCGCCCCGAGGGGAAGAACAACCGCCTGTTCGTCTTCTCCATTAGCATGGCCTCGGTGTCGCGCCTGTCCCTTGACGTGGCAGCCGACACGCACGAGGATTTGCTGGACTGGGTGAAGAAGATCCGCGAGGCGGCCCAGACGGCCGACGCACGG CTCTCTGAAGGGAAGATgatggaaaggaggaagaagattGCCCTGGAGCTTTCGGAGCTGGTTGTCTATTGCCGACCCGTGCCCTTCGATGAAGAGA AGATCGGCACAGAGAGGGCCTGTTACCGAGATATGTCCTCCTTCCCCGAGACCAAGGCGGAGAAGTACGTCAACAAGATCAAGGGCAAGAAGTTCCTGCAGTACAACCGCCTGCAGCTCTCCCGTATCTACCCCAAGGGCCAGCGCCTCGACTCCTCCAACTACGACCCCCTGCCCATGTGGATCTGCGGCAGCCAGCTGGTCGCCCTCAACTTCCAGACCCCTG ACAAGCCCATGCAGATGAACCAGGCCTTGTTCATGTCCAGCGGGCAGTGCGGGTACGTCCTGCAGCCCACCAACATGCGGGACGACATCTTCGACCCCTTCGACAAGAGCACGCTGCGGGGCGTCGAGCCGCTCTCCATCTCCATCGAG GTCCTGGGGGCCCGGCACCTTCCCAAAAACGGGAGGGGAATCGTTTGTCCTTTTGTGGAGGTGGAGGTGTCCGGCGCAGAGTACGACAACGCGAAGCAGAAAACTGAGATAGTGG CGGACAATGGCCTGAACCCCCTGTGGAGCCCGAAGCAGTTCCACTTCCAGGTCAGCAACCCCGAGTTCGCCTTCCTCCGCTTCGTGGTGTACGAGGAGGACATGTTCAGCGATGAGAACTTCCTGGCCCAGGCGACATTCCTGGTCAAAGGCTTGAAAACAG GTTTCCGAGCTGTCCCTCTGAAGAACAATTACAGCGAGAACCTGGAGCTGGCTTCCCTGCTTGTCAAGATCGATATCTTCCCCAGCAAG GAGAACGGCGAAATCAACCTCTTCAGTGCCTCAGCCCTGCGGGAGCGAGCCGGGGATGCtgccagccagctgctggccagcagaggcagggagggcTCCTTCGAGGTGCGGTACCAGCAGCCATTCGAGGACTTCCGAGTCTCGCAGGAGCAGCTGGCTGACCACTTCGAGAGCCGGGAGCGAAG GGTACTGCGACGGACCAGGGTCAACGGGGACAACCGGCTGTAG